Sequence from the Streptosporangium brasiliense genome:
GGAGCACCCCCCAGGGGGTGCGAGCCGTACGGCCACCCCCCACCGAATCCATGAGGTTAACGTGAAATTTCGCGTCATCGCTCGATCTCTCGTCGCCGTGGCGGCCCTCATCCTGGCGATGATGGCCGCGGTCCCCGCCCAGGCCGCCTCGGCCTCCGCCACCTTCGTCAAGGTCGGCGACTGGGGCTCCGGCTTCGAGGGCAAATACACGATCAAGAACGACTCCACCACGGCCCTGACGAGCTGGAAGGTCGAGTTCGACCTCCCGGCGGGGGTGAGCGTCGGATCCTTCTGGGACGCCACGCTGACCCGCAGCGGCCAGCACTTCACCTTCGCCAACGTCGGCTGGAACGGCAGCGTCCCGGCCGGCGGCAGCGTCAGCTTCGGCTTCCTCGGCACCCCCGGCGGGGCGGCCGCCGTACCGACCGGCTGCAAGCTCAACGGCGCCGACTGCGGCGGGAGCGGGGAGACCGCGCCCGGCAAGCCGGGTGCGGTGACGGCGACGGGCGGGGCGAACAGTGTCGCGCTGTCGTGGGGGGCCTCCAGCGGCACGGTGACCGGTTACCGGGTGTATGAGGGCGCGGTGTTGAAGGCCACGGTGACCGGCACGACGGCGACGGTCTCCGGTCTGGGGGTGTGCGAGGCGCACACCTACACCGTCGCGGCCTACAACGGCACGGGTGAGGGTCCCAGGAGCGACCCGGCGAGCGCCACCACGACCGGCTGCACCACCGGGGTCCCCGGCAAGCCGGGTGCGGTGACGGCGACGGGCGGGGCGAACAGTGTCGCGCTGTCGTGGGGGGCCTCCAGCGGCACGGTGACCGGTTACCGGGTGTATGAGGGCGCGGTGTTGAAGGCCACGGTGACCGGCACGACGGCGACGGTCTCCGGTCTGGGGGTGTGCGAGGCGCACACCTACACCGTCGCGGCCTACAACGGCACGGGTGAGGGTCCCAGGAGCGACCCGGCGAGCGCCACCACGACCGGCTGCCCCGACAACCCGCTGCCCAAGCACTTCCTCACCGGCTACTGGCACAACTTCGACAACCCGGCCGTCGAGCTCAAGCTGTCGGCGGTGCCCAACGAGTACGACCTGGTCGCGATCGCCTTCGGTGAGTCCACCACCACCCCCGGCGAGGTCGTCTTCGGCGTCGACCCCGGCCTGTCGGCCTCCCTCGGCGGCTACACCGACGCCCAGTTCAAGGCCGACGTGCAGACGCTCCACTCGCGTGGCAAGAAGGTCATCCTCTCGGTCGGCGGCGAGCTCGGCCGCGTGCAGGTGGCCAGCGCCGCCGCGGCGACGAAGTTCGCCGACTCCGTCCACGCCCTGATGCAGAACTACGGCTTCGACGGCGTGGACATCGACCTGGAGAACGGCCTCAACGCCACCTACATGGGCCAGGCGCTGCGGGCGCTGCGCGCCAAGGCGGGCGCGGGCCTGATCATCACGATGGCCCCGCAGACCATCGACATGCAGTCCACCGGCGCGGAGTACTTCAAGCTCGCGCTGAACATCAAGGACATCCTCACGGTCGTCCACACCCAGTTCTACAACTCCGGCTCGATGCTCGGCTGCGACCAGATGGCCGCCTACTCGCAGGGCACGGTCAACTTCATGACCGCGCTGGCCTGCATCCAGTTGGAGAACGGCCTGCGCCCCGACCAGGTGGCGCTCGGCCTGCCCGCCGGACCCGGCGCGGCCGGCGGCGGGATCGTCGCCCCCTCCCTGGTGAACCAGGCACTGACCTGCCTGGCCACCCGGACCGGCTGCGGCAGCTTCGTGCCGCCGCGCGCCTATCCCGGGATCCGGGGCGCGATGACCTGGTCGATCAACTGGGACGCCTCGAACAACTGGAACTTCTCCAGGACCGTCAAGCCGCATCTCGCGACTCTCCCCTAGGAATGCGCATGAGATTACGTCGCATGGCCTTCGCCGTACTCGCCGCCCTGGCGATGACCTTCACCGGGCTCACCGCCGCCGCGAACGCCGCGCCCCAGGCGGCCGCCGTGTTCGCCGCCCCCCAGTGGCAGGCGTGGACGGCCTATGCCGTCGGCGCCCAGGTGACCTACAACGGCGTCGACTACGAATGCATCCAGGGCCACACCTCCCTGCCCGGCTGGGAGCCGTCCAACGTCCCCGCCCTGTGGAAGGTGGCCACCGGTGGCGGTGACCCCACGCCGCCCAGCGTGCCCGGCAACCTCCGGGTGACCGGCACGAGCTCGTCGAGCGTCTCGCTGGCCTGGGACGCCTCCACCGACAACGTCGGCGTCACCGGCTACAACGTCTACCGGGGCTCGACCCTGGTGACCACCGCCACCGGCACCTCCTACACCGACTCCGGGCTGGCCGCCTCGACCAGCTACACCTACACCGTCCGCGCCCGCGACGCCGCCGGGAACCTCTCCGGCGTCGGCGGCCCGGTCACCGCCACCACCTCCGGCAACGGCACGCCCGGCCAGCCCGGCGCCCCGTCGGTCACCGGCTCGACCGACGGCAGCCTCTCCCTGGCGTGGGGCGCGTCGTCCGGCACCGTGACCGGCTACCGCGTCTACGAGGGCACCACCCAGCGCGCCCAGGTCACCGGCACCACCGCCACGGTCTCCGGCCTGGGCACGTGCGAGGCGCACACCTACACGGTCAGGGCCTACAACTCCGTCGGCGAGTCCGCCCCCAGCGCCCAGGTCACCGGCACCACCACCGGCTGCCCGAACCCCGGCGGCAAGATGGACGGCGCGCCGTACCTCTACACCGGCTGGGGCAACCCGCCCAGCCCGGTCACGGTGATGAACGCGACCGGCATCAAGTCCTTCACCATGGCGTTCATCCTGTCCAGCGGCGGCTGCAACCCGGCCTGGGACGGGCAGCGCCCGCTGACCGGCGGCGCCGACCAGGCGGCCATCAACCAGATCAAGGCCGCCGGCGGCAGCGTGCAGATCTCCTTCGGCGGCTGGCAGGGCAACAAGCTCGGCCCGAACTGCTCCACCCCGGCCGCCTTCGCCGGCGCCGTGCAGCAGGTCATCAACGCCGTCGGCCCGGCGGTGGTCGACTTCGACATCGAGAACACCGACGAGTTCGAGAACTACACCGTGCAGGACCGGATCCTCAACGGCCTGAAGATCGTCAAGGCCAACAACCCGAACGTCAAGGTCGTCGTCACCTTCGGCACCTCGACCAGCGGCCCGACGGCCCCCGGCATCCGCCTGATCAACCAGGCCAAGGCGCTCGCCGTGCCGATCGACAACTACACGATCATGCCGTTCGACTTCGGCGGCGGCGCCAACATGTACCAGAGCACGATCAACGCCTCCGAGGGCCTGAAGAACGCCCTCAAGTCGGCCAACGGCTGGACCGACGCCCAGGCCTACGCGCGGATGGGCATCTCCGGCATGAACGGCCTGTCCGACCAGCAGGAGCAGACCTCTCCGGCGCAGTGGACGCAGATCCGCGACTGGGCCAAGTCCAAGGGCCTGACCCGCTTCGCGTTCTGGTCGGTCAACCGTGACCGCCCCTGCCCCGGCGGCGGCGTCCAGGAGAACTGCAGCGGCATCGCCCAGGCCGACTGGGAGTTCACCAAGATCACCGCCGGCTTCTAGCCGGCCCGGCCCGCACCCCGTGACCGGGGTGCGGGCCCCGCCACCGTGACACCCCTACTCAGCCTCACGAGGCAGGTCATGAATCTTCGGTTGAACCTCAGGAAACTCGCGGCGGCGGCCGTACTGGCGCTGAGCGGGACGATGCTCGCCGCGTCGCCCGCCCACGCCGCCAACATCGCGTCGAATCCGGGATTCGAGAGCGACCTGGCGGGGTGGACGTGTTCGGCGTCCTCGGGTGCCACGGCGGTGTCGTCACCGGTGCACGGCGGGTCGAAGGCGCTGCAGGCGACGCCGGCCGGCAGTGACACCGCGCGCTGTCAGCAGACGGTGAGCGTGAAGCCGTCCTCGTCGTACTCGCTGTCGGCGTGGGTGCGGGGCGGTTACGTGTTCCTGGGGGTGAGCGGCACCGGGACGACGGACCAGAGCACGTGGACGTCGTCGCCGTCGGCCTACTCCCAGCTGAGCAGGGCGTTCACCACGGGCGCCGCGACCACGTCGGTGACGATCCACGTCAACGGCTGGTACGGCCAGGGCGCCTACCAGGCCGACGACGTCGTCCTGGACGGCCCGCCCGGCCAGGGACAGCCCCCCGCGGCGCCCACCGGCCTGACCGGCACGGGCAACGTCACCACCGCCACCCTGAACTGGACCGCCTCCGCCGGGGCGACCGGCTACAACGTCTACCGCGACGGCGCCAAGGTCGCCACGGTCACCGGCACGACCCACGCCGAGAACCCCGGCCCGGGCAGCTACACCTACCAGGTGAGCGCCGTCAACGCGGCGGGCGAGTCGGCCAGGTCCAACCAGGTCTCGGTGACGGTCGGCAACGACACCCCGCCGCCCCCGGCCACCCCGGCCGGGCTGACCGTCACGGTCAGCGGCGCGGACGTCACGCTGCGCTGGAGCGCCTCCTCGAACGCGACCGGCTACAACGTCTACCGCGACGGTGCCAAGGTCGGCTCGCCGGCCACCACCACCTACACCGACCGCCCCGGCGCGGGCGTCCACACCTACCAGGTGAGCGCCGTCAACGCGGCGGGCGAGTCGGCCAGGTCCGGCCAGGTCTCCGCCACGGTCGGCGGCGGCTCGGGCGACCTGCCCAGGCGGGTGCTGGTCGGCTACCTGCACGCCTCGTTCGCCAACGGCTCCGGCTACATCCGGATGGCCGACGTGCCGAACGAGTGGGACATCATCAACCTCGCCTTCGGCGAGCCGACCTCGGTGACCTCCGGCGACATCCGCTTCCAGCAGTGCCCGGCCGCCGAGTGCCCCGGCGTCGAGCCGGAGGCCGACTTCATCGCCGGGATCCGGGCCAAGCAGGCGCTCGGCAAGAAGGTGCTGATCTCGATCGGCGGCCAGAACGGCCAGGTCCAGCTCACCACCACGGCCGCGCGCGACAAGTTCGTCCAGTCGGTGAGCGCCATCATCGACAGGTACGGCCTCGACGGGCTGGACATCGACTTCGAGGGCCACTCGCTCTACCTCAACCCGGGCGACACCAACCTCGCCGCCCCGACCACCCCGGTCATCGTCAACCTGATCTCGGCGCTGAAGACCCTCAAGGCCAGATACGGCGCCAAGTTCGTGCTGACCATGGCCCCGGAGACCTTCTTCGTCCAGCTCGGCTACCAGTTCTACGGCCCCGGCGCGAACGGCTCGGCCGACCAGCGGGCCGGGTCCTACCTCCCCGTCATCCACGCGATGCGGGACGACCTGACCCTGCTGCACGTCCAGGACTACAACTCCGGGCCGATCACCGGGCTCGACAACCAGTACCACACCATGGGCACCCACGACTTCCACGTGGCCATGACCGACATGCTCCTGGCGGGCTTCCCGATCGCCGGCAACCCCGGCAACGTCTTCCCCGCCCTGCGCCCGGAGCAGGTCGCCATCGGCCTGCCCGCCGCGGCCTACGCGGGCAACGGCTTCACCACGGTGGCCGAGGTCCAGAAGGCCTTCGACTGCCTGGCCAAGGGCACCAACTGCGGGCCGTACAAGCCGCGCGGCGTCTACCCGAACCTGCGCGGCCTGATGACCTGGTCGATCAACTGGGACAAGTACAACTCCTTCGAGTTCTCCCGCAGCCACCGGGCCTACCTCAACGGCCTGGGCTGAGAGCCCCTCGCCGCCGGGAGAGACGGACTCCCGGCGGCGAGGTCACCTTCCACCTGCGCGGCCCCCACCGCGCGAAGGAGTGATCGAATGTCGAGAAACCGCATCATGGCGGCACTGGCCGCACTGGCGGTCGCGGGCGTGCTCGCGGTCGTCGTACCGATGTCCTCCGCCTCCGCCGCGAGCTGCGCCACCCCGTGGAACTCCGGGGCCGTGTACACCGGCGGCGCCGTCGCCTCCCACAACGGTCACAACTGGTCGGCGAAGTGGTGGACCCAGAACGAGGTCCCGGGCACCGCCGACGTCTGGGCGGACCAGGGGACGTGCGGCGGCACCACCCCCACCCCGACGCCCACCTCCGGACCGGGCTGCTCCTACCCGAACTGGGTGGCCGGACGGCCGTACGTCACCGGTGACATCGTCAAGTACACCGACGGCAAGTTCTACCGGGCCGAGCACGACAATCCCGGCTACGACCCGGTCATCAGCACGTGGTACTGGGAGCCGCACCCCTGCGGTCCCACCACGCCGCCGACCGACCCGCCCTCCTCGGGCTTCGTGGTGAGCCAGGCGCAGTTCGACCAGATGTTCCCGAGCCGCAACCCCTTCTACACCTACAACGGCCTGGTCGCGGCGCTGAACGCCTACCCCGGCTTCGCGAGGACGGGCAGCGACACCGTCAAGAAGCAGGAGGCGGCGGCCTTCCTGGCCAACGTCAACCACGAGACCGGCGGCCTGGTCCACATCGTCGAGCAGAACACCGCGAACTATCCGCACTACTGCGACGCGAGCCAGCCCTACGGCTGCCCCGCCGGCCAGGCGGCCTACTACGGGCGCGGCCCGATCCAGCTGAGCTGGAACTTCAACTACAAGGCGGCGGGCGACGCGCTCGGCATCGACCTGCTCCGCAACCCCAACCTGGTGCAGAACGACCCGGCGGTGGCCTGGAAGACCGGCATCTGGTACTGGATGACCCAGAACGGCCCCGGCACGATGACACCGCACAACGCGATGGTCAACGGCGCCGGCTTCGGCGAGACGATCCGCAGCATCAACGGCGCCCTGGAGTGCAACGGCAGGAACCCCGCGCAGGTACAGAGCCGGATCAACGCCTACCAGCGGTTCGTCCAGATCCTCGGCACCACCCCCGGCGGCAACCTGAGCTGCTGAGCGCACGACCCCGGACGTCGCCGCGGGCGTTCCGCCCCCGGCCGCCAGGACCGCGCACCGGCCCCTCCTCGCTCACCGGTCCCATCCCGGTCGAGGAGCCCGCACGGCCTGGCGGTCGGTCGCGGCGCGGCTGCGGTAGACCACATAGGGGCGGAACAGGTAGCCCACCGGGGCGGCGAAGGCGTGGACCAGGCGGGTGAAGGGGAACAGCGCGATCAGCAGCATGCCGACCAGCGTGTGCAGTTTGAAGGTCCACGGTGCGCGGACCATGGCCCCGGCGTCGGGCTGCAGGTAGAAGATCCCACGGAACCACGGGGAGACCGTCCGGCGGTAGTCGTGGGCCTGGAAGGCGGCGCTGAGCACCGTGGTCATCAGCCCGGCGAGCAGCGCGGCGACCAGCACGACGTACATCATCTTGTCGTTCTTCGTGGTGGCCATGAAGACCGGTCCGGTGGTGCGGCGGCGGTAGATCAGCAGGGCGATCCCGGCCAGCGTGCAGAACCCCGCGACGCCCCCCACGGCCAGCGCGGCCGCGTGGTAGGCCGCCTCGCTCAGCCCCGCCGCGCTGGTCCAGCTCTCCGGGATCACCAGCCCGAACACGTGGCCGATGATCACGAACAGCAGCCCGAAGTGGAACAGCGGGCTGCCGATCCGCAGCAGCCGGCTCTCGTACAGCTCCGAGGAGCGGGTGGTCCAGCCGAACCTGTCGTAGCGGTGGCGCCAGATCAGCCCGCCGACCAGGAGCACCAGCGTCAGATACGGCGCCACCACCCAGAATGCGATCTCCGTCCAGCTCATCCGCGCCCCCTCCCCGGTGCGCCCGCCGGCCCCACGCGCCTCGCGGGCCCGCTCACCTGTCGACCCCCACGGACTCCGCCGGCGGTCCCTGGCCGGCCAGCCGGGCCACCAGCGCCCGCTCGGCGCCGCTGAGCGGCGGGAGCGTGGCGCACACGGCGTCGATCACCGACCCGTACGGCGAGGCGCACTCGCGCAGCGCCAGCCGGAGCAGCTCCAGCCCGGCCCGGTTGTCCCGCAGGATCGCGGCCCCGTCCGGGGCGAGCGCGGCGAACTCCAGCACCACGGGCAGGTAGTCGGGCAGTTCGTCGCCGCACAGCTCCCACCCGCCGGCCCGGTAACGGACCTTCAACGCCGCCAGCGACTCGCCCCGCCGCCGGGTGTCCCCGTCGACGTAGTAGGTCAGGTAGAGACAGCAGCGGCGCCTGAAGTCGAAGGTCTCCACGTAGTGCGCGGCCAGCCCGCCCCGGTCCACCCGTGCGAGGTGGTCCAGGAACGGTCCGAAGCGGGCGCCCGCCGCCTGGCGGACCAGCGGCAGCCGCGCCCAGAAGTCCTCGTCCGGGTAGGCGAGCAGGTGCGCGGCGGCCTGCCACACCACGCGGTCCGCTCCGTGACCGGCCGGGTGGCCGCTCATCGGTCCTCCCTCTTGGGGAACATGCCCTCGGGGACGCCCTTTCCGTCCCAGTTGAGGAGGTTGACGCGTTCGTGGGTGACCTCCTCGCTCGTCTGGCGCTGCCTGAGCGAGTGGAAGCTCTCGACCGACACCGGCACCGGCTGCCCGGAGGTCTCGCCGAACGGGCCCGTCATGCCGGGGCCGCCCTCGTAGTCGAGGCTGCAGCCGATCTCCTCGACCGACCCGGGCCGGGTGGCGTAGGCCGTCGGGATCACGTAACGGTCCTCGTACCTGGCCAGGGCCAGCAGCCGGTACATGCCGTCGATGTCCTCGCCGGTCAGCCCGGCGCGCGCGCCGATCGACGGGTCGGGCTCCTCGCCGAGGTTGATCCGGCGCATGTGGGAGCGCATCGCGGCCAGCCGCCGCAGCGAGGCCGTCACCGGCGCCGGGTCCCCGGCGGTGAAGAGCTCGGCGAGATACTCCACGGGGATGCGCAGAGTCTCGATCGCGCCGAACAGGTTGCCGGCGTCCTCGCCGTCGTGCCCGCTGCCGGCCAGCGCGTCGACCACGGGCGACAGCGGCGGCACGTACCAGACCATCGGCATCGTGCGGAACTCCGGGTGCAGCGGCAGCGCGATCCGGTACTTCATGATCAGGTCGTGGACCGGTGACCTCCTGGCGGCCTCCAGCCAGTCGTCGGGGATGCCCGAGCGCGTCGCGGCCTCGGCCACCGCCGGGTCCCGGGGGTCGAGGAACAGCGACAGCTGCGCCTCGTACAGGTCCCGGTCGTCGGGCACGGAGGCGGCCGCGGTGACCTGGTCGGCGTCGTAGAGGAGCACCCCGAGATAGCGGAGCCGCCCCACGCACGTCTCCGAGCAGACCGTCGGCAGCCCGACCTCCACCCGGGGATAGCAGAACGTGCACTTCTCGGCCTTGCCGGTCCGGTGGTTGAAGTAGACCTTCTTGTACGGGCACCCGGTGACGCACATCCGCCAGCCCCGGCACCGGTCCTGGTCCACCAGGACGATCCCGTCCTCCGTGCGCTTGTACAACGCCCCCGAGGGGCAGGCCGCGACGCACGCCGGGTTGATGCAGTGCTCGCAGATCCGGGGGAGGTAGAACATGAAGGCCCGTTCGAAGTCGAGCCGCACCCGGTCGCCGATCCGCTCCACCACCGGGTCCCGGGCCGCCAGCGCGGGGCCCCCGCCGAGGTCGTCGTCCCAGTTCGCGCCCCACCGCACGGCCATCGGCTCGTTGCTGATCAGCGAGCGCGGCGGGGCCACCGGGGTGTCGGCCGACAGCGGCGCCGAGGTCAGGTTCTCGTAGTCGTAGGTCCAGGGCTCGTAGTAGTCCTGGATGGACGGCATGATCGGGTTGGCGAAGATGCTCAGCAGCCTGCGCAGCCGGCCGCCGGACTTGAGCGTCAGCCGCCCCTTACGGTCGAGCTCCCAGCCGCCCCGCCACTTCTCCTGGTCCTGGTAGCGGCGCGGGTAGCCCAGTCCCGGCCTCGTCTCGACGTTGTTGAACCAGACGTACTCCACGCCGCTCCGGTTGGTCCACGTCTGCTTGCAGGTGACCGAGCAGGTGTGGCACCCGATGCACTTGTCGAGGTTCATCACCATGGCGATCTGGGCCATGACACGCATCAGTAGTCGACCTCCTGCGAGCGGCGGCGGATGACGGTGATCTCGTCGCGCTGGTTGCCGGTGGGACCGAGGTAGTTGAAGGCGTACGAGAGCTGCCCGTACGCGCCGATCATGTGCGTCGGTTTGATCAGCACCCGGGTCAGCGAGTTGTGGATGCCGCCGCGGCGGCCCGTCCGCTCCGAGAGCGGCACGTCCACCACGCGCTCCTGCACGTGGTACATGTACACGGTCCCGGCGGGCATCCGGTGCGACACGACCGCCCTGGCCACGACCACGCCGTTGCGGTTGGCCGCCTCGACCCAGTCGTTGTCGGCCACCCCGGCCGCCGCGGCGTCCTCGACCGACATCCAGATCGTCGGACCGCCCCGCGAGAGGGTCAGCATGAGCAGGTTGTCCTGATACTCGGAGTGGATCGACCACTTGGAGTGCGGGGTGAGGTAGCGGACCACGATCCCGTCCCGCACCTGCTCGTCCTCGCCGAACAGTGCCACGATGTCCAGCGGCGGTCGGTAGACCGGCAGGGCCTCGCCGTACTCGTGCATCCAGTCGTGGTCGAGGAAGAAGTGCATGCGCCCGGTGAGCGTGTGCCAGGGCTTGCCGTGCTCGACGTTGATGGTGAAGGGCGAGTAGCGCCGGTCGTGCGCCTCCTTGCCCGACCACTCCGGGCTGGAGGCGACGTGGACCGGCCGGGCCTGGGTGTCGGAGAAGACGATCCGGTGGCCGTCGTGGGCCAGCCCCGACAGGTCGGTCCCGGTCCGCTCCGACAGCTGGGCGAAGCCCTGCGCCGCCAGCCGGCCGTTGCTGACGCCCGACAGCGCCAGGACCGCCTCGCACGCCCTGGCCCCGGTGTCCAGCAGCGGGCGTCCCCGGGCGACCCCGTCGCGGGCCAGCCCGTTGCTCCGCCCGAGCCAGGCCACCTCGGCGTCGGGCCTGAAGACCACCCCCTTGACCGGCAGCCCCAGCTTCTCGGTGAGCGGCCCGAGCGCGGCCATCTTCGCCGCGACGGCGCCGTAGTCGCGCTCCACCACGGCCAGGTCCGGCACGACCGGCCCGTCCGGCGGGCGGCCGCCGGGCTGCGCGGTCTCTCCCGGCGTGTCGTGCTGGGGGGTGACGACCACCACGTCCCGGCGCACCCCCAGATGCTCGGCGGCCAGTTCCGAGAAGCGGGCCGCGATGGCGTGGAAGGCGTCGAAGTCGGTCTTCGTCTCCCAGGGCGGGTCGATCGCCGGGTTGAAGGCGTGCACGAACGGGTGCATGTCGGTCGATGACAGGTCGTGCTTCTCGTACCAGGTCGCGGCCGGCAGGACGATGTCGGAGAACAGCGTCGTGGACGTCATGCGGAAGTCCAGCGACAGCAGCAGGTCGAGCTTGCCGTGCGGGGCGTCCGGGTCGGGGGCCGGCAGGTTGGAGCCGGCGCCCAGCAGGTGGTGCAGGAAGTATTCGTTGCCCTTGGCCGAGGAGCCGAGCAGGTTCGAGCGCCACACCGTGAGCACCCTCGGCCAGTTGCGCGGATCGTCCGGGCTCTCGGCCGCGAACCTCAGCCTGCCCTCCCGCAGCTCCCGGCGGGTGAACTCCACCGGGTCCTCGGCCTCGCCCAGCTCCAGCGGGTTGCGGTCGAAGGCGGGCGCCATCGGCATCCAGCCGTTGCGCACCGCCTGCGCCACCAGGTCGGCGGTGTGCAGGCCGGCGAACTCGCCCGGCCCCAGCGGCGAGCACAGCTCCCCGGCGTCGAAGCGGTCGTAGCGCCACTGGTCGGTGTGCAGGTACCAGTACGGCGTGCCCGGCACCTGCCTCGGCGGCCGGGACCAGTCGAGCCCGCCCGCGAGCTGCGCCCAGCCGGCCAGCGGCCGGCACTTCTCCTGGCCGAC
This genomic interval carries:
- a CDS encoding cellulose binding domain-containing protein gives rise to the protein MKFRVIARSLVAVAALILAMMAAVPAQAASASATFVKVGDWGSGFEGKYTIKNDSTTALTSWKVEFDLPAGVSVGSFWDATLTRSGQHFTFANVGWNGSVPAGGSVSFGFLGTPGGAAAVPTGCKLNGADCGGSGETAPGKPGAVTATGGANSVALSWGASSGTVTGYRVYEGAVLKATVTGTTATVSGLGVCEAHTYTVAAYNGTGEGPRSDPASATTTGCTTGVPGKPGAVTATGGANSVALSWGASSGTVTGYRVYEGAVLKATVTGTTATVSGLGVCEAHTYTVAAYNGTGEGPRSDPASATTTGCPDNPLPKHFLTGYWHNFDNPAVELKLSAVPNEYDLVAIAFGESTTTPGEVVFGVDPGLSASLGGYTDAQFKADVQTLHSRGKKVILSVGGELGRVQVASAAAATKFADSVHALMQNYGFDGVDIDLENGLNATYMGQALRALRAKAGAGLIITMAPQTIDMQSTGAEYFKLALNIKDILTVVHTQFYNSGSMLGCDQMAAYSQGTVNFMTALACIQLENGLRPDQVALGLPAGPGAAGGGIVAPSLVNQALTCLATRTGCGSFVPPRAYPGIRGAMTWSINWDASNNWNFSRTVKPHLATLP
- a CDS encoding fibronectin type III domain-containing protein, whose product is MRLRRMAFAVLAALAMTFTGLTAAANAAPQAAAVFAAPQWQAWTAYAVGAQVTYNGVDYECIQGHTSLPGWEPSNVPALWKVATGGGDPTPPSVPGNLRVTGTSSSSVSLAWDASTDNVGVTGYNVYRGSTLVTTATGTSYTDSGLAASTSYTYTVRARDAAGNLSGVGGPVTATTSGNGTPGQPGAPSVTGSTDGSLSLAWGASSGTVTGYRVYEGTTQRAQVTGTTATVSGLGTCEAHTYTVRAYNSVGESAPSAQVTGTTTGCPNPGGKMDGAPYLYTGWGNPPSPVTVMNATGIKSFTMAFILSSGGCNPAWDGQRPLTGGADQAAINQIKAAGGSVQISFGGWQGNKLGPNCSTPAAFAGAVQQVINAVGPAVVDFDIENTDEFENYTVQDRILNGLKIVKANNPNVKVVVTFGTSTSGPTAPGIRLINQAKALAVPIDNYTIMPFDFGGGANMYQSTINASEGLKNALKSANGWTDAQAYARMGISGMNGLSDQQEQTSPAQWTQIRDWAKSKGLTRFAFWSVNRDRPCPGGGVQENCSGIAQADWEFTKITAGF
- a CDS encoding carbohydrate binding domain-containing protein, giving the protein MNLRLNLRKLAAAAVLALSGTMLAASPAHAANIASNPGFESDLAGWTCSASSGATAVSSPVHGGSKALQATPAGSDTARCQQTVSVKPSSSYSLSAWVRGGYVFLGVSGTGTTDQSTWTSSPSAYSQLSRAFTTGAATTSVTIHVNGWYGQGAYQADDVVLDGPPGQGQPPAAPTGLTGTGNVTTATLNWTASAGATGYNVYRDGAKVATVTGTTHAENPGPGSYTYQVSAVNAAGESARSNQVSVTVGNDTPPPPATPAGLTVTVSGADVTLRWSASSNATGYNVYRDGAKVGSPATTTYTDRPGAGVHTYQVSAVNAAGESARSGQVSATVGGGSGDLPRRVLVGYLHASFANGSGYIRMADVPNEWDIINLAFGEPTSVTSGDIRFQQCPAAECPGVEPEADFIAGIRAKQALGKKVLISIGGQNGQVQLTTTAARDKFVQSVSAIIDRYGLDGLDIDFEGHSLYLNPGDTNLAAPTTPVIVNLISALKTLKARYGAKFVLTMAPETFFVQLGYQFYGPGANGSADQRAGSYLPVIHAMRDDLTLLHVQDYNSGPITGLDNQYHTMGTHDFHVAMTDMLLAGFPIAGNPGNVFPALRPEQVAIGLPAAAYAGNGFTTVAEVQKAFDCLAKGTNCGPYKPRGVYPNLRGLMTWSINWDKYNSFEFSRSHRAYLNGLG
- a CDS encoding glycoside hydrolase family 19 protein, producing MSRNRIMAALAALAVAGVLAVVVPMSSASAASCATPWNSGAVYTGGAVASHNGHNWSAKWWTQNEVPGTADVWADQGTCGGTTPTPTPTSGPGCSYPNWVAGRPYVTGDIVKYTDGKFYRAEHDNPGYDPVISTWYWEPHPCGPTTPPTDPPSSGFVVSQAQFDQMFPSRNPFYTYNGLVAALNAYPGFARTGSDTVKKQEAAAFLANVNHETGGLVHIVEQNTANYPHYCDASQPYGCPAGQAAYYGRGPIQLSWNFNYKAAGDALGIDLLRNPNLVQNDPAVAWKTGIWYWMTQNGPGTMTPHNAMVNGAGFGETIRSINGALECNGRNPAQVQSRINAYQRFVQILGTTPGGNLSC
- the narI gene encoding respiratory nitrate reductase subunit gamma; its protein translation is MSWTEIAFWVVAPYLTLVLLVGGLIWRHRYDRFGWTTRSSELYESRLLRIGSPLFHFGLLFVIIGHVFGLVIPESWTSAAGLSEAAYHAAALAVGGVAGFCTLAGIALLIYRRRTTGPVFMATTKNDKMMYVVLVAALLAGLMTTVLSAAFQAHDYRRTVSPWFRGIFYLQPDAGAMVRAPWTFKLHTLVGMLLIALFPFTRLVHAFAAPVGYLFRPYVVYRSRAATDRQAVRAPRPGWDR
- the narJ gene encoding nitrate reductase molybdenum cofactor assembly chaperone, yielding MSGHPAGHGADRVVWQAAAHLLAYPDEDFWARLPLVRQAAGARFGPFLDHLARVDRGGLAAHYVETFDFRRRCCLYLTYYVDGDTRRRGESLAALKVRYRAGGWELCGDELPDYLPVVLEFAALAPDGAAILRDNRAGLELLRLALRECASPYGSVIDAVCATLPPLSGAERALVARLAGQGPPAESVGVDR
- the narH gene encoding nitrate reductase subunit beta — encoded protein: MRVMAQIAMVMNLDKCIGCHTCSVTCKQTWTNRSGVEYVWFNNVETRPGLGYPRRYQDQEKWRGGWELDRKGRLTLKSGGRLRRLLSIFANPIMPSIQDYYEPWTYDYENLTSAPLSADTPVAPPRSLISNEPMAVRWGANWDDDLGGGPALAARDPVVERIGDRVRLDFERAFMFYLPRICEHCINPACVAACPSGALYKRTEDGIVLVDQDRCRGWRMCVTGCPYKKVYFNHRTGKAEKCTFCYPRVEVGLPTVCSETCVGRLRYLGVLLYDADQVTAAASVPDDRDLYEAQLSLFLDPRDPAVAEAATRSGIPDDWLEAARRSPVHDLIMKYRIALPLHPEFRTMPMVWYVPPLSPVVDALAGSGHDGEDAGNLFGAIETLRIPVEYLAELFTAGDPAPVTASLRRLAAMRSHMRRINLGEEPDPSIGARAGLTGEDIDGMYRLLALARYEDRYVIPTAYATRPGSVEEIGCSLDYEGGPGMTGPFGETSGQPVPVSVESFHSLRQRQTSEEVTHERVNLLNWDGKGVPEGMFPKREDR